The DNA window TACATGCTCGAGGATTTTCATTTCGTGACCGAGGACCAGGACCTCTACCAGGTCATGGAGATCATCCTTGGGCATCGCCAGCGTCTGGTCCCTGTGCTGCGCGGCCAGGAACTGGTCGGGGTCATCACGCGCACGGACCTGATCAATCTCATGGTCCAGGAGCCGGCCCGCATTCCCGAGTCCCTGCTTTCGGACAAGCGCCAGGAGAAGAACATCCGCCAGATATTGCTGGAGCGCCTGCCCAAGGACATCGTTTCCCTGCTTCAGCTTGCCGGGCAGACCGGACAGGAGCTTGACGTAGCGGTCTACGCCGTGGGCGGATTCGTGCGCGACATGCTGCTTGGCATCCCCAACGATGACATCGATCTTGTGGTCGAAGGCGACGGCATCGCCTTTGCCCAGAATCTCGGGCGCAAGCTCGGGGCGCGGGTACGCCCACATTTGAAATTCCGCACCGCGGTGCTCATCCTGCCCGGCGGCCAGAAGATCGACGTGGCCACGGCCCGCCTCGAATACTACGAGTATCCGGCCGCCCTGCCCATCGTCGAACTCTCGTCGCTGAAGATGGACCTGTACCGCCGCGATTTTTCCATCAACACCCTGGCCATCCACCTCTGCCCGCCCCACTTCGGGCGTCTGGTGGATTTTTTCGGAGGGCAGCAGGACATCAAGGACGGGGTCATACGGGTCCTGCATTCCCTGTCTTTCGTGGAAGACCCGACGCGGATCATCCGCGCCATCCGATTCGAGCAGCGTTTCCAGTTCAAGATCGGCGGACAGACCGAGCGGCTCATCAAAAATGCCGTGCGCCTGAACATCTTTCAGAAGCTCTCCGGAGCGCGCATCCGGCACGAACTGCGCCTTTTGGCCGAGGACAGCGCGCCGCTGGACGCCTTCATCCGTATGCGTGACCTGGGCCTTTTGCAGGAGATCCACCCCCTGCTCCATTTCCCGCAGACCAAGGAAGCCCTGCTGGAAGAGATCGAGCGGGTCATCACCTGGTACAAGCTGCTCTTCCGCGAGGAGGCCCCGGACATCTGGATCGTCTATTTTCTCGGGCTGGTGTCGGGCTTCGACACACATCAGGTCCAGGCCCTGACCTCGCGGCTCAGGTTTCCGCCCAAGCGCATCGAACTGGTGGAGTCCACCCGTCGCCAGTTGCGCTATGTGGCCATGCAGCTGGCGCAGTGGGGAAAGAACGGTGGGTCCGCGGCCGACCTGTACGACATCCTCTCCCCCCTGTCCCTGGAGGGCCTCCTGTACACCATGGCCAAGCAGCGCAAGCTGGAGCTTAAAAAAGCCGTCTCCCACTACCTGACTCATTTGCAGGACGTGGGCATCCTGGTCACCGGATCCGATATCAAGAAAATGGGTCTGGAACCTGGTCCCAGGTTCGCGAACATTCTGCGTGCGGTGAAGCGGGCCGTCCTGAACGGGGAAGTGCGCACCCGTGAAGATCAGCTGAAGTACGCCAGGCGTATGGCCGCATCACTCCAGGGGCAGGAGCCCAAAGCCGTTTCTTGACCAAAGCGGGGCAATTCTTTAACGATTTTATGTCATTTTGGTCTGTCGGACAATTTTTCGGGAAATCATCATTTTACCAGCTCTGGAGGACGTATGCGTACACGGATTGCACTTGTTTTGCTGGCTCTTTTGCTCATGGCCGGAAATGCCCTGGCCAAGGATGTCGTTTTTGCGGTGGATGCCACCTATCCGCCCATGGAAATGATCGACGCCGACAAGAACATCGTCGGTTTTGGTCCCGAGGTCGTTATCGCCATGGGCAAGGCCGGCGGATTCAACCCGATTCTCAAGAACACCGCATGGGACGGCATCTTCGCGGGACTTGCTTCCGGCAAGTACGACGCCATCGCCTCCTCGGTCTCCATCACCGACGAGCGCAAGCAGAACATGGATTTTTCCGATCCCTATTTTGAAGTGAAGCAGGGCGTCATCGTGCCCAAGGGCTCGGGCATCGCTTCCGTTGCCGACCTTGCCGGCAAGACCGTTGCCTCCCAGATGGGCACCACCGGCTACTTTCTGTGCAAGAAGATCGAAGGCGCCACCGCCAAGTCCTATGACGAGATCGGCCTGGCCGTGGAAGATCTCTACAACGGCCGTATCGATGCCGTCATCGCCGACGACGCCGTCGCCTCCAACTACGCACTGCAGCATGAGCAGTATTCCCAGAAGCTGACCCTGGCCTTTCTGATCGCCCCCGAATCCCCGGAATACCTGGGTTTTGCCGTGAACAAGGGCAACAAGGAAATCGTCGATCTGATCAACTCCTCCCTGGCCGCCATCAAGGCCAGCGGCGAGTACGACAAGATCTACGCAAAATGGTTCGGAGCCAAATAATGTCATGACCGGGGCAAACGCCCCGGTTTTCCTTTTTTTTCAGCGATTACGACAAGGCCAGTCATGAACCCACAATATTCCACAAAAGCTGTCAAGATCGACATCGGCGACGGCGCGGCCATCCCCCTGAAAAAGGACTCGGGCCTCTTCAACGCATGGTGGCTCACCTTTTTCGGCGCCATCGGCATCATCATCTATCTGTGCGTGACACAGCCCGAGCCATACTGGCGGATTCTGCAATTTCTTCCCGACGGCGTCCTGGTCACCTTCCAGGTCACGTTCCTGTCCATCATGCTTTCCCTTGTGCTTGGGCTCATTACAGGTCTTGGCCGGCTGTCTCGCAACAAGGTCCTGAACCTGATCGCCTCGACCTACGTGGAAGTCATCCGAGGAATCCCGCTCCTGGTGCAGCTGTTCTACATCTATTTCGCCCTGGGACGGCTTGAGCTCTTCAAGGATCTTCCGCCCATGGCCGCGGCTGTGCTCGCCATGGGCATCTGTTACGGCGCCTACATGGGCGAGGTATTCCGGGCAGGCATCGACTCCATCGACAAGGGACAGGCCGAAGCGGCCAGATCCCTGGGTTTCAATCGTCTCCAGACCATGATGTACGTAGTCCTGCCTCAGGCCTGGCGGACCATCCTGCCGCCGGTGGGCAACGAGTTCATCGCTCTTTTGAAAGACAGCTCCCTGGTCTCCATTCTGGCCGTGTCGGACCTGTTGCGCCGAGGCCGGGAATTCGCCAGCGAATCCTTTCTGTACTTCGAGGCTTACACAATGGTGGCCCTTGTCTATCTGGTCATCACGCTCTTCTTGTCCAAGGCCGTCAGTAAAATGGAGCAGAGGTTGAATTATTATGAACGGGACTAGGCCCATCATCGAAATCAAGAACGTCTACAAGTTCTTTGGCCAGTTGCAGGCATTAAACGACGTCAGCCTGTCCATCAATTCCGGAGAAAAGGTGGTCATCATCGGTCCCAGCGGATCGGGAAAGTCCACCCTGCTGCGTTCCATCAACCGCCTCGAAACCATTGACAGCGGAAGCATCGTGGTCGACGGACAGGATATCAACGCCAAGGATAACGATATCAACCTGATCCGCCAGGAGCTGGGCATGGTTTTCCAGAGCTTCAATCTGTTTCCGCACAAGACGGTGCTTGGCAACCTGACCATGGCACCCATGAAGCTGAAAAAAGTGCCGGAGCTTGAGGCCAAGAAACGGGCTCTCGCCCTGCTCGACAAAGTCGGCATCCGGGAGAAGGCCGAGGTTTATCCAGCCATGCTTTCCGGCGGGCAGCAGCAGCGCGTGGCCATTGCCCGGGCGCTGGCCATGAACCCCAAGATCATGCTCTTCGACGAGCCGACCTCCGCCCTGGACCCCGAGATGATCGGTGAGGTCCTGGACGTCATGGTCACCCTGGCCAGAGAGGGCATGACCATGGTCGTCGTGACCCACGAGATGGGTTTTGCCCGCGAAGTGGCGGACCGGGTCATCTTCATGGATCACGGCCAGATCGTCGAGACCGGAACTCCGGAGCATTTCTTCACCAGCCCCGAACATCCGCGCACCAAAAAATTCCTGAGCCAGATCCTGTAGACATGAAAACACTGCACGCGCCATGGCGCATCAACTACATTCTCGGCCCAAAGCCCGACAGCTGCGTCTTCTGCCTGCCCGAATCCACGGACGGCGACGAGGATCGCTTCGTACTGCACCGCGCCGAGAACTGTTTCGTCATCATGAACATCTTTCCCTACTCCAGCGGGCACCTCATGGTCACCCCGTATCGACACGTCAGCAACATCACCGAGCTCGACACGAGGGAAAGTCATGAGATCATGGACTATGTACAAAAGTGCTCTTTTATCTTAGAGCAGGCTTTCAATCCGCACGGAATCAACATCGGCGTGAACATCGGCGAGGCGGCCGGCGCCGGGATCAAGGAGCATCTTCATGTGCACCTTGTGCCGCGCTGGAACGGAGACCACTCCTTCATGGCCGTCATGTCGGAAACAAGCGTTCTGCCCGAGCATCTGCGCTCGACATACAAGCGCTTGAAGCCCTATTTCAACAACCTTCAACGGTAGAGGTGATACGGATGCGATATCTCAAAGTGCTGGGCCTGGTAGCCCTTTTCTTTTTCTCCATGCTCTTCTTTGTTCAGAACCATGACATCCTGATTCAGGAACTGGCGCTGGAGCTCAAGGTTTTCGGCTGGCACTACCAGACCGAGGCTGTGCCCTTCTACCTGATCATCCTCATGGCTTTCGTGATCGGTTCCCTGCTCTGCACGTTCTATTTCTTCCTGGAAAAAATCCGCCTGTCCAAGCAGTGCCGCCAGTACAAGAAGGAAATGGACGCCCTGGAGCGTGAAGTCGCATCCCTGCGTCCCAAGACCATGGATGAGTACACCACCCCGGAATCCACCGAAAACATCCAGAACTAGCACATCTGGAACGATCCGTCGTCCACTCTGCTGTCGTGCGTCCCAAGGATCATCCCTTCGGGACGCAATTTTTTTCCTCATACCGGGTAGCTCATGCATAACAAAACACTCACCGCTCTTGAATCCAAACGCCACTGGCTCATCACCGGCGTTGCCGGTTTCATCGGCTCCAATCTGCTGGAAACCCTGCTGCGCCACGATCAGCAGGTCACGGGACTGGACAATTTTTCCACCGGCCACAGGCACAATCTAGGCGAAGTCCAGGGCAGCATGACTCCCGAACAGTGGGCCCGCTTCCGCTTCATCGAAGGCGATATCCGGGACCTGCCCACCTGCATGGAAGCCTGCCGGGGCGTGGACTACGTCCTGCATCAGGCCGCGCTCGGCTCGGTGCCCCGCTCCATCGTCGATCCCCTGCTGACCAACGCCAACAACGTGACCGGCTTTCTGAACATGCTCGTCGCCGCCAAGGACAGCAAGGTCACGCGCTTCGTGTATGCGGCCTCAAGCTCCACCTATGGCGATCATCCCGGCCTGCCCAAGGTCGAGGAGACCATCGGCAAGCCGCTGTCTCCCTACGCCGTGACCAAGTACGTCAACGAGCTCTACGCCGAGGTGTTTTTAAAGACCTACGGCATGGACAGCGTGGGCCTGCGCTACTTCAACGTCTTCGGAAAGCGGCAGGATCCCGAGGGCGCCTACGCGGCGGTCATCCCCAAATGGTTCGCGGGGCTGCTGCGTGAAGAGACCGTGTGGATCAACGGCGACGGCGAAACGAGCCGCGACTTCTGCTTCATCGACAATTGCGTGCAGGCCAACATCCTGGCAGCATGCGCCACGGCTCCTGAAGTGGCCGGGAGCGTGTTCAACGTCGCCTTTGGCCAGCGCACCACCCTTGGCGAGCTTTTTTATCTCATCCGCGACGAGGCCGCCAAGTTCAAGCCGGCCTGCGCCGAAGCGCAGCCCTCGCACAGGGATTTCCGGGCCGGGGATGTGCGCCATTCCCTGGCGGATATTTCCAGGAGCCGCCGGCTGCTCGGCTACGACCCTGCCTTTGGCGTCCGCGACGGACTGGCCCGGGCCGGAGAGTGGTACGCCCGGCACCTGGGCTGATTGATTGAAAAATTACAACGAGTTGGACTGCAAAAAAACGTTGGGGGCAAACAAATGCAATGGCTAAGGTCCCTCCTGGGACTGCGCGACGACCACGCCGACCTCTTTTCGCCCGTGCCGCCCAATCCGGCCCTGGACGCCCTGGCCGCCATCGACGACCTTTCGCGGGCCATGCGCAACCATCATGGAGCGATCGAGATCTGCTCGGCACTGGGCAACCTCTACCGCATGCGCGGGGAGCTTGACCGGGCCATTCAAATGCGCAGCTCCCTTCTGCAACGCGCGGATCTCGGCCGCGAGGATCAGTCCCGGATCTATTTCGAGCTCGGCCGCGACTATTCCCGGGCGGGCATCCTCGACCGCGCCCAGGAGGCCCTGCGCAAATGTCGCGATATCGGCGGCGACAATCCCGCCCTGGAGCTGGAGCTGGCCCTTCTGCACGCCAAGGGCGGGGATTTTCTGGCCGCCAGCCGTCAATACAGGAAAATGGGACTCGATCTGCAGGCTGCGCATTACCTGGTCCGGGCCGCCACGACCGGAACCGAGGCCGCTGACCAGGGCCTGTTGGCGGAAGCCCGGGAGATCTATCCCGCCTCTCCCGAGGCCTGGCTGGAAGGGATCATGTTTCAGATCAGCCGCGAATCCTGGGACGATGTCATCGCGCTGCTCGACCAGGGACTGGGATCGGTCGGCACGCATCTGGGCTTCGTGCTGCTCGATCCCCTGCTCGACTACGAGGATTCGGGCGTGCCGGTGAAGGCCATCCTGCCCGCGGCGCATCTGGACGCCTTGCTGGCCGTCATTGACAGGCACCCTCCGGAACTTGCCCCGCTGCATTACGCCGGATGCCTGCTGCGCGCCCACGGCCGCGTCGAGGAGGCCAAGACCTGGCAGGAGAAAACCCTGCTCATGAGTCCGGCCTTCTGGCCTGCCCGCCTGGAGCTTCTGACCATGTCCCTGCCCGAGCAGCAGATGACTCCGGTGTTCGAGTTTCAGCTGGAATTCCTGCTGCGCCGCGCACGCGAGGCGAAACGCTTTGTTTGCGCCCGCTGCGGATTGAAACGCGGCCAGATCTTCTTCTGCTGTCCCAAGTGCATGTCCTGGCACTCCATAACCATCCGCCAGCTCCTCAGCGACGAAGCGTCATGAACACGGTCAAGGTCACGCCCATGATGGAGCAGTACCTGCGGGTCAAGGGAGAATATCCGGGCACCCTCGTGTTTTTCCGCATGGGAGATTTTTTCGAACTCTTCTTCGAGGACGCCGAAATCGCGGCCCGGGAGCTGCAGATCACGCTCACCAGCCGCAACCCCGGCGCGGAAAATCCCGTGCCCATGTGCGGGATGCCCCACCACGCCATCGACGAATATCTGCGCCAGCTGCTGGACAAGGGCTACAAGGTGGCCCTGTGCGATCAGGTCGAGGACCCCAAGCAAGCCAAGGGACTGGTCAAGCGCGAAGTGACCCGGGTGCTGACCCCCGGCACCGTGGTCGAGGACATGAACCTCGACGCCAAAGGCCACAATTTTCTGGGCGCCCTGTACTGGGAAGCCGACCTTGGCGGCGGACTGGCCTGGGTCGATTTTTCCACCGGGGCCTGGTCGGGCATCCAGACCAAAAGCGAGGCCGTGCTCTGGCAGTGGCTGGTCAAGATGAACCCGCGCGAACTGCTCCTGACCGAAACCCAGGCCCTGCCCAAGGGATTTGAGCAGTGGCAGGCCAAGCTTTCGCGCTATCCGCAAAAATCCTATTTCGACGAGCGCGGGGCCCGGGACAAGATCCTGCGCGCGCAGGCCGTCCCAACCCTGCAGACCCTCGACCTTGACGACAAGCCCGCCCTGATCCGCTGTTGCGGCGCGCTGCTGACCTATCTGGAGCTGACCCAGAAGCGCGACCTGAGCCATCTTGCGCCCTTCACCCCTCTGGATCTCTCCGCCACCCTGCTTCTGGACGAGGTCACCGAGCGCAATCTGGAGCTTTTCAGAACCATGGACGGCAGCAAGGGACGCGGCACCCTGTGGCAGGTCCTGGACCAGACCCAGACCCCCATGGGTGGCAGGCTGCTGGAAACCAGAATGCACCAGCCCTTCAAGGATCTCGGAAGCATCCTGCCCGTGCAGGAGCTGGTCGCCTATCTGCACGACGGCGATATGATCCGCGAGGATCTGCGCCGGGCGCTGGACAAGGTCTACGATCTGGAGCGCCTGTGCACGCGCATTGTCGTCAACCGCTCGACACCCAAGGATTTCGCCGCGCTCAAGGCGTCGCTGGGCGTGCTGCCGCGTCTGCATCAGGCTCTGCTTGAACTTGAGTCCCCGCCGCCACGCCTTGGCGCACTGCTGCGCGACTGGGATGATCTGGACGACGTGCACGCTCTGTTGGCCCGCGCGCTGGCCGATTCCCTGCCGCCGGTCATCACCGAAGGGGGGCTCTTCAGGCCGGGCTATGACGCGGCCCTCGACGAGCTCATGGACCTGACCGATCACGGTGAGACGGCGCTGACGGACATGCTCGAACGCGAGCGCACGGCCTGCGACATCCCCAAGCTCAAGCTCGGGTACACCAAGGTCTTCGGGTACTATTTCGAACTGAGCCGGGCCGTGGCGGCTGAACCGCCTGCCCACTTCATACGCCGCCAGACCCTGGTCAACGCCGAGCGCTACATCACCGAGGAGCTCAAACTCCTGGAGGAGAAGCTCCTGAGCGCTTCTGACCGGCGTAAGACCTACGAATACCAGCTTTTTCTCGCCCTGCGCGAGGAAGTGGCCGGACACCGCTCCCGTTTCATGCACATGGCCAAAATTCTGGCCGAGCTTGATTGCGCCCAGGGGCTCGCCCATGCCGCGCGCAAATGGGAATGGAGCAGGCCCGAACTGCACGACGGGCTTGAAATCGCCGTCAAAGGCGGACGCCATCCCGTGGTCGAGGCGGTGCAGGGCCGCTCGGGTTACATCCCCAACGACCTGACCCTGGACGACTCGGGCCGGGTGCTGCTCATCACCGGACCGAACATGGCCGGTAAATCGACGGTGCTGAGGCAGGTGGCGCTCATCTGCATCCTGGCCCAGATGGGCGGGTTCGTTCCCGCCGCCAAGGCCCGGCTTGGACTTTGCGACCGCATTTTTTCCCGGGTTGGCGCATCGGACAACCTGGCCATGGGCCAATCGACCTTCATGGTCGAAATGACGGAGACGGCACGCATCCTGCGGCAGGCGGGCAAGCGCTCCCTGGTCATCCTGGATGAGATCGGACGGGGCACGAGCACTTTCGACGGTCTGTCCCTGGCCTGGGCCGTGGCCGAGGAGCTGGCCCGTCGTCAGGGCGGAATCCGCACCCTTTTCGCGACGCATTACCACGAGCTGACCGTCCTTGAGGAACGCTTGCCCGGGGTGCGCAATTACAATATCGCCATCAAGGAATGGAAGGGCGACATCGTCTTTTTGCGCCGCATGGTCCCGGGGCCCGCGGACCGCAGCTACGGCATCGAGGTTGCCCGGCTGGCAGGCGTCCCGGCCTCGGTCGTGACCCGGGCCAAGGAGATCCTGGCGGTGCTGGAGCGACACGCTCCCGGCGGGGCCAAACGCAACGACTTCATCAGTCGGCAGGTCTCCCTGCCCGGCCTGACCAAGGCGGCGGTTCCACAAAAACAGCCCGAGGAACACGAGGTTCTGAAGGCCCTGAAAAAACTCAACGTCAACGAGCTTTCCCCCCTGGACGCACTCACCCTGCTCCACCAGTGGAAAGCAATGGCAGGATTGTCATGAAACGCACTCTTTTCCTGTTTCTTGTTCTCGTGCTCGCCGCCTGCGGCAAAAAGGAATGGCCGCAGCCCATCGTCAGCGATGAGATGATCCAGATCAATCACATGGAGGCCCGCATGGAAGAGGGCTGCGTGCTGATCAATGCCAAGCTGGGCGGACGGCTGGTCAACCTCGAATATTTCATGGTCGAGATCGAGCAGGACGGCTGCCCCACCTGCCCGTTCACCCCGTCCTTCGTGCGCAAATACTACCCCTACAGTTCCGGGGTGTACCGCCAGGAAAACAGCTACATCTTCACCATCTGCGAACCGCTGCCGGGCCAGACCCTGCGCATCCGCCTCAAGGCGGACAACACGCACCAGATCATCTCCCCGGCGCTGTCCGAAATCATCACCCTGACCCCATCCGCCCCCTAATCCCCCAAAGGAGAACATACATGCACTATTTTCAATACAAGAATGGTCAACTTCACGCCGAGGACATCGCCGTGGCCGATCTGGTCTATGAATACGGCACTCCGCTCTACATCTATTCCGCGACGACTTTAAAGCGCCACTACAAGGCCTTCGATTCCGCCTTCGAGGGCATCGACCACCTGACCTGCTACTCGGTCAAGGCCAACTCCAACCTGAGCTTCCTCAAGATTCTGGCCCAGGAAGGCGCGGGCACGGACATCGTCTCCGGGGGCGAACTTTTCCGGGCGCTCAGGGCCGGAGTGGACCCGAAGAAGATCGTCTATTCGGGTGTGGGCAAGAAGGTCGTCGAGATCCAGGAAGCCCTCTTCGCAGACATCCTCATGTTCAACGTGGAGTCCGTGCAGGAGCTTGAGCGCATCAACGAAGTGGCCGCCGGGCTGGACAAGGTCGCGCGTGTCAGCCTGCGCATCAACCCCGACGTGGACCCCAAGACCCACCCCTACGTCTCCACCGGCCTCAAGGAAAACAAGTTCGGCCTGTCCCGCCCCGATGCCCTGAAAGCCTACGCCCTGGCCAAGAGCCTGCCCAATGTCGAACCCATCGGCATGGATTGCCACATCGGCTCCCAGCTGACCCAGCTTTCCCCCTTCATGGAAGCGCTGGACAAGCTCAAGGAGTTTCATGGCCAGTTGCTGGAGATGGGCATCAAGATCAAGTACATGGACTTAGGAGGCGGCCTTGGCATCACCTACAACGAGGAAACCCCGCCCCACCCCGAGGAGCTTGGCAAGGCTCTGGTCGAGTCTTTGAAGGATCTGGACGTGACCCTCATCCTCGAGCCCGGCCGTGTCATCGCCGGAAACACCGGCATCCTCGTGACCGAAGTGCAGTACACCAAGACCAACGAAGACAAGACATTCGTCATCGTCGACGCGGCCATGAACGACCTGGTTCGTCCCTCCCTGTACGGTTCCTACCACCGCATTGCTTCGGTGCGTGAAGGAAACGGCGAGGAAATGACCGCCGACGTGGTCGGCCCCATCTGCGAATCCGGCGATTTTCTGGCCAAGAACCGCACCTTCCCCAAGGTCGGCCAGGGCGATCTGCTGGCCGCCTTTTCGGCCGGAGCCTACGGGTTCGTCATGTCCTCGCAGTACAATTCCAGGGCTCGCGCCGCCGAGATCATGGTCGAGGGCGACAAGCACGTGGTTATCCGCAAGCGCGAGGTCTACAACGACCTTGTGGCGTTGGAAGAGGATGGGCTGGCGTGCATCGGCCGACTGAAGAAATAGCCTTGCGGCTTGAATGAAAATCCCCCCGGCAGCTTCAGGCGGCCGGGGGGATTTTTTTGTGAAAGCGCGGAAAGCTTATTCAGGAGGGCCGGGCGGAAGATGAATGTGGACAGTCCATGCCCTTGCTCCCGTCCATGGGATCTTTCAAGCCATGCGACCTTTCAACCGCGCCGCCCGAATTTCTGCATCGCCATCAGCGCAAGCGCGCGCCCCAGGATCGCGAGCATGACCAGGGCGGCCACGACGGAAAGCAGACCGCCCTCCTCGGATCCCAAGTCACCGAGCCAGGCGTGCACCTCGTAGCCGAGCCAAAAATAGAGGGCATCGGCCGCCACGGCGCAGACGAGGGTGACGGCGATGATGGAACCTACGTAGATGATGGCGGATTTCTTGCCCAGCATCCTGCCGACCATGACCATGGTGGCCGCGTTGGTGGCCGGTCCGGCAAGCAGGAAGACCAGCAGCGCGCCGGGCGAGAAACCCTTGAGGGCCAGGGCCGCCGCGATGGGCGTGCTGGCCGTGGCGCAGACATACATGGGCAGGGCCACGGCCAGCATGGCCAGCATGGCGGTCAGCCCGCCGCCCGGCAACATGCGTCCCAGGTCGTCGGGCAGGTAGACGGTGATGACGCCCGCCAGCAGGATGCCAAGCGTGAACCAGGGCGCGATGTCCGCCAGCAGATCGTCGAAGGCGAAGCGCTGGCCGCCCAGAAAACGCCTGAAGCGCGATGGCGCGGCCGGATCGCCGCCGCAGGAACAGCAGCCGGAAGCGCAGGCCGACGCGGCGCCGAGGGGCGTAAGGTCCGGAGTCGTCCGGAGATCCTGAAGCGCGCCCTTGCCGATGCCATGCTCAGCATCCTTGCCGGGTTCCTTGACTGGTTCCTTGCCTGGATCCTTGTCTGCCGCGTCGATAAGCACGCCCGTCACCATGGCCGTCAGAAAGGCCGAAGCGGGGCGCAGCACGGTCATGAGCGGATCGAGAAGCGCCCAGCTCACGGCCATGGAATCCACGCCGGTCTCGGGTGTGGAAATGAGAAACGAGGCCGTGGCCCCCTTGCCGGCTCCCTGTCGCCTGAGCCCCGCCGCCGCCGGGATGACCCCGCAGCTGCACAGAGGCAGGGGCACGCCGAAGAGCGCCGCCTTGAAGATGTTTCCGGACTGA is part of the Desulfomicrobium macestii genome and encodes:
- the mutS gene encoding DNA mismatch repair protein MutS encodes the protein MNTVKVTPMMEQYLRVKGEYPGTLVFFRMGDFFELFFEDAEIAARELQITLTSRNPGAENPVPMCGMPHHAIDEYLRQLLDKGYKVALCDQVEDPKQAKGLVKREVTRVLTPGTVVEDMNLDAKGHNFLGALYWEADLGGGLAWVDFSTGAWSGIQTKSEAVLWQWLVKMNPRELLLTETQALPKGFEQWQAKLSRYPQKSYFDERGARDKILRAQAVPTLQTLDLDDKPALIRCCGALLTYLELTQKRDLSHLAPFTPLDLSATLLLDEVTERNLELFRTMDGSKGRGTLWQVLDQTQTPMGGRLLETRMHQPFKDLGSILPVQELVAYLHDGDMIREDLRRALDKVYDLERLCTRIVVNRSTPKDFAALKASLGVLPRLHQALLELESPPPRLGALLRDWDDLDDVHALLARALADSLPPVITEGGLFRPGYDAALDELMDLTDHGETALTDMLERERTACDIPKLKLGYTKVFGYYFELSRAVAAEPPAHFIRRQTLVNAERYITEELKLLEEKLLSASDRRKTYEYQLFLALREEVAGHRSRFMHMAKILAELDCAQGLAHAARKWEWSRPELHDGLEIAVKGGRHPVVEAVQGRSGYIPNDLTLDDSGRVLLITGPNMAGKSTVLRQVALICILAQMGGFVPAAKARLGLCDRIFSRVGASDNLAMGQSTFMVEMTETARILRQAGKRSLVILDEIGRGTSTFDGLSLAWAVAEELARRQGGIRTLFATHYHELTVLEERLPGVRNYNIAIKEWKGDIVFLRRMVPGPADRSYGIEVARLAGVPASVVTRAKEILAVLERHAPGGAKRNDFISRQVSLPGLTKAAVPQKQPEEHEVLKALKKLNVNELSPLDALTLLHQWKAMAGLS
- the lysA gene encoding diaminopimelate decarboxylase — its product is MHYFQYKNGQLHAEDIAVADLVYEYGTPLYIYSATTLKRHYKAFDSAFEGIDHLTCYSVKANSNLSFLKILAQEGAGTDIVSGGELFRALRAGVDPKKIVYSGVGKKVVEIQEALFADILMFNVESVQELERINEVAAGLDKVARVSLRINPDVDPKTHPYVSTGLKENKFGLSRPDALKAYALAKSLPNVEPIGMDCHIGSQLTQLSPFMEALDKLKEFHGQLLEMGIKIKYMDLGGGLGITYNEETPPHPEELGKALVESLKDLDVTLILEPGRVIAGNTGILVTEVQYTKTNEDKTFVIVDAAMNDLVRPSLYGSYHRIASVREGNGEEMTADVVGPICESGDFLAKNRTFPKVGQGDLLAAFSAGAYGFVMSSQYNSRARAAEIMVEGDKHVVIRKREVYNDLVALEEDGLACIGRLKK
- a CDS encoding SO_0444 family Cu/Zn efflux transporter produces the protein MNEFLWACWDILVDSSLWMLFGFFMAGLLRAFVPSDLVARHLGRNQSGNIFKAALFGVPLPLCSCGVIPAAAGLRRQGAGKGATASFLISTPETGVDSMAVSWALLDPLMTVLRPASAFLTAMVTGVLIDAADKDPGKEPVKEPGKDAEHGIGKGALQDLRTTPDLTPLGAASACASGCCSCGGDPAAPSRFRRFLGGQRFAFDDLLADIAPWFTLGILLAGVITVYLPDDLGRMLPGGGLTAMLAMLAVALPMYVCATASTPIAAALALKGFSPGALLVFLLAGPATNAATMVMVGRMLGKKSAIIYVGSIIAVTLVCAVAADALYFWLGYEVHAWLGDLGSEEGGLLSVVAALVMLAILGRALALMAMQKFGRRG